A window of the Branchiibius hedensis genome harbors these coding sequences:
- a CDS encoding D-alanyl-D-alanine carboxypeptidase family protein: MSTSMSKVAAIGVAALAASLATAPSALAATPAAATPTAVSTTVVSMRVLSTVSSLNVRSGPGAGYTRVGALTKGSFVLGVLNGGWLKISSGPYAGRYTSASYLTLVKPAAAAAVGSTVTGWIALTGGIPARVHTAPGFAYNVGRTLAAGTTVSGKVVDANWIRLNGTGGYVNRGTIETLSANVASVNGNLPAWALCPINTAYNSPQPFDPGYTVTTPRYLNCNAVTALNALQTAYLAKFGHYANIDLAYRTYSEQQYWYKTLGPKYANSPGTSNHGVGLAVDFQEWEGHTTEFDWGGAGSNWLRANGGKYGFTQPYAYGTDGESYHFNFTG; this comes from the coding sequence ATGAGTACGTCCATGAGCAAGGTGGCCGCTATCGGTGTTGCCGCACTCGCCGCGAGCCTGGCGACAGCCCCCTCGGCCCTGGCCGCCACCCCCGCCGCCGCAACCCCTACCGCCGTGAGCACCACCGTGGTGAGCATGCGGGTGTTGTCCACCGTCTCGTCGCTGAACGTCCGTAGCGGCCCGGGCGCGGGGTATACGCGAGTGGGCGCCCTCACCAAGGGCTCCTTCGTGCTCGGTGTGCTGAACGGCGGCTGGTTGAAGATCAGCTCCGGCCCGTACGCCGGCCGCTACACCTCTGCCAGCTACCTCACGCTGGTCAAGCCTGCGGCGGCTGCCGCGGTCGGCAGCACGGTGACTGGTTGGATCGCCCTCACCGGCGGCATCCCGGCGAGGGTGCACACTGCTCCCGGTTTCGCCTACAACGTCGGCCGCACCCTGGCCGCCGGTACGACGGTCAGCGGCAAGGTCGTCGACGCCAACTGGATCCGGCTCAACGGCACCGGCGGATACGTCAACCGCGGAACGATCGAAACCCTCTCGGCCAATGTGGCCTCGGTCAACGGCAACCTCCCGGCGTGGGCCCTGTGCCCGATCAACACGGCGTACAACTCACCGCAGCCGTTCGACCCGGGCTACACGGTCACCACCCCGCGCTACCTGAATTGCAACGCGGTCACCGCCCTCAACGCCCTGCAGACCGCCTACCTGGCCAAGTTCGGCCACTACGCCAACATCGACCTCGCCTACCGCACCTACAGCGAGCAGCAGTACTGGTACAAGACGCTCGGTCCGAAGTACGCCAACTCTCCGGGCACCTCCAACCACGGCGTCGGTCTCGCCGTCGACTTCCAGGAATGGGAGGGGCACACCACCGAATTCGACTGGGGCGGAGCGGGTTCCAACTGGTTGCGTGCCAACGGAGGCAAGTACGGCTTCACCCAGCCGTACGCCTATGGCACCGACGGCGAGTCCTACCACTTCAACTTCACCGGCTAG
- a CDS encoding DUF4331 family protein: MSHHNSGPRAHQLPIADITDAYAFPAPGQPGHLALVVNTVPYADPNGFLSDALIYRFRIRPLTADPSHPAFFAPGIDDSEITIDVTFDPPGDGRQQGHLVVSSGATVDFEVNQVAEGDGLRVFAGPRWDPFFSDALALQETITTGTLAFKNPGAILSDGKNVFSVVVEIDLSAHGTQTLVAVVAETLINGKIPIRWERFGRPELENAVLGMKTYDTVNRDLEIRDLFNAEDAFHLVPDYVGAYRARLNANLSFWDGIDGTTQWPLATDGTHPLTELLLADYLIVDYGKPFAEDTFLEIERSVVAGRTHQTCGGRSLNDDCMDTLYTYLMNGGQGPRISDHVDGPTKRASETFPYLVEPNPTPPSPPAHH, from the coding sequence GTGTCGCATCACAACTCCGGGCCGCGCGCCCACCAACTGCCGATCGCCGACATCACCGACGCGTACGCGTTTCCCGCCCCAGGACAACCGGGGCACCTGGCCCTCGTGGTCAACACCGTCCCGTACGCCGATCCGAACGGCTTCCTGTCCGACGCCTTGATCTATCGGTTCCGGATCCGTCCTCTCACAGCAGATCCGTCACACCCGGCCTTCTTTGCCCCGGGCATCGACGACAGCGAGATCACCATCGACGTCACGTTCGACCCACCAGGCGATGGCCGCCAACAGGGTCATCTCGTCGTATCTTCCGGTGCCACAGTCGATTTCGAGGTCAACCAGGTGGCCGAGGGCGATGGGCTCCGCGTCTTCGCCGGACCGCGCTGGGATCCCTTCTTCAGTGACGCCCTTGCCCTGCAGGAGACCATCACCACCGGCACGTTGGCCTTCAAGAATCCCGGGGCCATCCTGTCCGACGGCAAGAACGTCTTCTCGGTCGTCGTCGAGATCGACCTGAGCGCGCACGGCACACAGACACTCGTGGCCGTGGTCGCCGAGACCCTGATCAACGGGAAGATCCCCATCCGCTGGGAGCGCTTCGGCCGCCCGGAACTGGAGAACGCCGTCCTCGGTATGAAGACCTACGACACGGTCAACCGGGACCTGGAGATCCGTGACCTGTTCAACGCCGAGGATGCCTTTCACCTCGTGCCCGACTACGTCGGCGCCTACCGGGCGCGCCTCAACGCCAACCTCAGCTTCTGGGACGGCATCGACGGCACGACGCAGTGGCCACTGGCCACGGACGGCACCCACCCGCTCACCGAGTTGCTGCTCGCCGACTATCTGATCGTGGACTACGGCAAACCGTTCGCCGAAGACACGTTCCTGGAGATCGAGCGGTCGGTGGTGGCCGGCCGGACCCACCAGACCTGTGGCGGTCGCTCGCTGAACGACGACTGCATGGACACGCTCTACACGTACCTGATGAACGGCGGGCAGGGTCCCCGGATCAGTGACCACGTGGACGGCCCGACGAAGCGGGCGAGCGAAACCTTCCCCTACCTCGTCGAGCCGAACCCGACCCCGCCGTCACCCCCGGCTCACCATTGA
- a CDS encoding prepilin peptidase, with protein sequence MTASTIGVAAAGLIGGLLAGLMLTPRLTTLGHRYADEVDVRVMSFRWVPVVTALAAGLVGAAQTSVGGIVQGLVYAALTVPLIVLAAIDLDVHRLPDRWTGPTFVAALAGLLVVSIVRHQWHSLLIAVCCAAGVALFYLIIALIAGGQGFGLGDVKLSPTLGLLLGFNGVAQAVLGVFAGFLSGAVLAIILILFRGATRKTAISFGPHMILGALLVLALPLVGAVSQH encoded by the coding sequence ATGACCGCCTCGACGATCGGGGTAGCAGCCGCCGGACTGATCGGCGGCCTCCTCGCCGGCCTCATGCTCACCCCGCGTCTGACGACGCTCGGGCACCGCTATGCCGACGAGGTCGACGTACGCGTCATGTCCTTCCGCTGGGTGCCCGTGGTGACTGCGCTCGCCGCCGGTCTGGTCGGCGCCGCACAGACCTCCGTGGGTGGCATCGTGCAGGGCTTGGTGTACGCCGCGTTGACCGTTCCGTTGATCGTGCTGGCCGCCATCGACCTTGACGTTCATCGGCTGCCCGACCGGTGGACCGGTCCCACTTTCGTAGCCGCCCTGGCCGGGCTGTTGGTCGTGAGCATCGTTCGCCATCAATGGCATTCGCTGCTGATTGCGGTCTGTTGCGCAGCAGGCGTGGCCTTGTTCTACCTGATCATCGCGCTGATCGCCGGCGGTCAGGGCTTCGGACTCGGCGACGTCAAGCTGTCCCCCACCCTCGGTTTGTTGCTCGGGTTCAACGGGGTGGCCCAGGCCGTGCTCGGGGTGTTCGCCGGCTTCCTGTCGGGCGCCGTACTGGCGATCATCCTCATCCTGTTCCGCGGCGCCACCCGCAAGACGGCTATCTCGTTCGGTCCGCACATGATCCTGGGCGCGTTGCTCGTGCTGGCGCTGCCGCTCGTCGGAGCGGTCAGCCAGCACTGA
- the cpaB gene encoding Flp pilus assembly protein CpaB: MNPRQRRGLILIVISAIVALATFFVVTSYVASVNSQVGAKVTVYRATQAIEAYTPLSASNLQPVEVPARWAAQSSVLTLSQLQGRRIGFRVNSGTTISSDMLIPSSSLNRDEREVAIDVDPVTGIAGRVRPGDRVDIYAVYGDVPGLPKSVKVLTRDVRVISIAGQQTVTNQTTNGTNQSQVIPVTLALLPKDAMAVTYAANFAQEVRLIGLPSDVGTDRKDDISEYDASQLGGKAVPEATK, translated from the coding sequence GTGAATCCCCGCCAACGGCGAGGTCTGATCCTCATCGTGATCTCAGCCATCGTGGCCCTGGCCACGTTCTTCGTGGTGACCAGCTACGTGGCGTCCGTGAACAGCCAGGTCGGTGCGAAAGTCACCGTTTACCGGGCCACTCAGGCCATCGAGGCATACACCCCGTTGAGTGCCAGCAACCTGCAACCCGTCGAGGTACCGGCCCGCTGGGCAGCGCAATCGTCCGTGCTGACGTTGTCCCAGCTGCAGGGTCGGCGGATCGGTTTCCGGGTCAACTCCGGCACCACGATCAGCTCGGACATGCTCATCCCCAGCTCCAGCCTCAACCGCGACGAGCGGGAGGTCGCGATCGACGTCGACCCCGTCACCGGGATCGCCGGTCGGGTCCGGCCCGGGGACCGGGTGGACATCTACGCGGTGTACGGCGATGTGCCCGGCTTACCGAAATCCGTCAAGGTCCTCACCCGAGACGTGCGGGTGATCTCCATCGCCGGTCAGCAGACGGTGACCAACCAGACCACCAACGGCACGAACCAGAGCCAGGTGATCCCCGTGACGCTGGCGTTGCTGCCCAAGGACGCCATGGCGGTCACCTACGCGGCCAACTTCGCCCAGGAGGTCCGGCTGATCGGCCTGCCGAGCGACGTCGGCACCGACCGCAAGGACGACATCAGCGAGTACGACGCCAGCCAGTTGGGTGGCAAAGCAGTCCCGGAGGCCACCAAATGA
- a CDS encoding AAA family ATPase, whose amino-acid sequence MSDVVIGLGDQNLVADLTGILQEIDDVSIKAVATTTQELIDLSRRMRPDIVIAYSEIGPEPITEIIRDITAQRPDVAVLEVSDTRTPATVVKAMEAGARGVIAYPFSFPDVSSRLELAQEWVSHIRKFQTGAEASGRQRGTVLSVVGAKGGVGTTTIATHLAQDHVLKHPDAKVCLVDVDVEKGDIGAVLDVRQSVSIADVAKVAEDLGTQTVLDAVILHETGIHVLLAPADVREADFVTPEALQAIVEILRREFDVVIIDGGGHVSPSQAASVEVADEVLVVTTADVMSVRAMRRRMMAWTALSVGDESTMRVLVNKVDKQSIFPASAVPRLTTARVTETRIPMSTRLLEVAQNERNPRAITEVAWWRLLSELRREVGLERPSAIPPATAVPRTRRRKREAGGVSLENAALIPFVLVLAAVAWQLAVTGITFIWAGHATTAAARAYAVSHQTSSARSAAVDALPGPFASGLAVATPTKGSISVTVNIPMGFGNVVGLPTTLTTSRSVVAEP is encoded by the coding sequence ATGAGCGACGTCGTCATCGGTCTCGGCGACCAGAACCTGGTCGCCGACCTCACCGGAATCCTGCAGGAGATCGACGACGTGTCGATCAAGGCCGTGGCGACCACGACCCAGGAACTGATCGACCTCAGCCGCCGGATGCGCCCGGACATCGTCATCGCCTACAGCGAAATCGGCCCCGAGCCGATCACGGAGATCATCCGGGACATCACCGCGCAACGCCCGGACGTCGCCGTCCTGGAGGTGTCCGACACGCGCACACCGGCCACCGTCGTCAAGGCCATGGAGGCCGGCGCCCGCGGCGTGATCGCCTACCCGTTCTCCTTCCCGGACGTCTCCAGTCGGCTGGAACTGGCCCAGGAATGGGTCTCCCACATCCGCAAGTTCCAGACCGGGGCCGAGGCATCCGGTCGCCAACGCGGAACCGTCCTGAGCGTCGTCGGAGCCAAGGGCGGCGTCGGCACGACCACCATCGCGACGCATCTGGCGCAAGACCATGTCCTGAAGCACCCGGACGCGAAGGTGTGCCTGGTGGATGTCGACGTCGAGAAGGGCGACATCGGCGCCGTACTCGATGTCCGGCAATCGGTGTCGATCGCCGACGTCGCGAAGGTCGCAGAAGACCTGGGCACCCAGACGGTGCTGGACGCGGTGATCCTGCACGAAACCGGCATCCATGTGCTGCTCGCACCCGCAGACGTCCGCGAAGCCGACTTCGTCACCCCGGAAGCGCTGCAAGCGATCGTGGAAATCCTGCGCCGTGAATTCGATGTGGTCATCATCGACGGCGGCGGGCACGTCTCGCCCAGCCAAGCGGCCAGCGTCGAAGTCGCCGACGAAGTGCTGGTCGTCACCACCGCGGACGTGATGTCGGTGCGCGCGATGCGCCGCCGGATGATGGCCTGGACGGCCCTGTCGGTCGGCGACGAGTCGACGATGCGGGTGCTGGTCAACAAGGTGGACAAGCAGAGCATCTTCCCCGCCTCCGCTGTCCCGCGGCTGACCACCGCACGCGTGACCGAGACCAGGATCCCGATGTCGACCCGACTGCTGGAAGTCGCTCAGAACGAACGCAATCCGCGCGCCATCACCGAGGTCGCCTGGTGGCGACTGTTGTCGGAGTTGCGCCGCGAGGTGGGCCTGGAGCGACCGTCGGCGATCCCGCCCGCGACAGCCGTGCCGCGCACCCGACGCCGCAAACGCGAGGCCGGTGGCGTCTCATTGGAGAACGCTGCCCTGATCCCGTTCGTGCTCGTGCTCGCCGCCGTCGCCTGGCAGTTGGCGGTCACTGGCATCACGTTCATCTGGGCCGGCCACGCCACCACTGCGGCGGCACGGGCGTACGCGGTGAGCCACCAGACCTCATCCGCCCGATCTGCCGCCGTCGATGCCCTCCCGGGCCCGTTTGCCTCTGGCCTGGCGGTGGCGACACCCACCAAAGGCTCCATCTCCGTGACCGTGAACATCCCGATGGGCTTCGGCAACGTGGTGGGCCTACCCACCACGTTGACGACAAGTCGCTCGGTGGTGGCCGAACCGTGA
- a CDS encoding TadE/TadG family type IV pilus assembly protein gives MSRSARHPERGTAAVELAGLIPILLLAALVALQFGIVGWTTLSAGWAARDAARAATLGKDPAQAARGALPGNLSAESITGGATGDAQRYTVQVHIPSLILIDLGSVSRTVEMPDIK, from the coding sequence GTGAGCAGGTCCGCCCGCCACCCAGAGCGGGGTACGGCGGCCGTGGAGTTGGCGGGCCTGATCCCGATCCTGCTGTTGGCTGCCCTGGTCGCCCTCCAATTCGGGATCGTCGGATGGACAACCCTGTCCGCCGGCTGGGCCGCCCGGGACGCCGCCCGGGCCGCGACCCTGGGCAAGGACCCCGCGCAAGCGGCCCGAGGAGCGCTGCCCGGCAACCTGTCCGCCGAGTCCATCACCGGTGGCGCGACGGGCGACGCCCAGCGCTACACCGTGCAGGTGCACATCCCCAGCCTGATTCTGATCGACCTGGGGTCGGTCTCCCGAACCGTCGAAATGCCGGACATCAAATGA
- a CDS encoding CpaF family protein produces the protein MKRNYASFAGALPVGATREDDSLVGRFRALLLEEVDLNALSKLDAGQRRARLERVIAHLVSREGVILSASERNQLIRRVVDEAVGLGVLEPILADPSISEIMINGHETIFVERNGRLERWPAPFSSEEQLLQTIDRIVSTVNRRVDESSPMADARLPADTRLPRGARVNVVLPPLALNGPTVTIRLFPVSLPLSRLIEMGTLDQRTALLLQTCVETRLNVVVSGGTGSGKTTLLNALSTFIDPRERIITIEDAAELSLNQPHTIRLETRPANVEGRGAVSVRDLVRNSLRMRPDRIIVGECRGGEALDMLQAMNTGHEGSLTTVHANSPDDALSRLETLASMSDVEVPFHALRDQVNSAIDVIVQLTRAPDGARRVTNVSFVASRRQEPFELIELMTWQPADGHSPGRFAATALPEQLRRRFIAGGADPRWSTP, from the coding sequence ATGAAACGCAACTACGCCTCCTTCGCCGGTGCTCTACCGGTCGGCGCGACCCGCGAAGACGACTCTCTGGTAGGCCGATTCAGGGCTCTCCTCCTGGAAGAAGTCGACCTCAACGCGCTGAGCAAACTGGATGCCGGTCAACGTCGCGCTCGCCTGGAGCGGGTGATCGCTCACCTCGTCTCGCGCGAGGGGGTGATCCTCAGCGCCAGCGAACGAAACCAACTGATCCGCCGGGTTGTCGACGAGGCGGTCGGTCTCGGTGTCCTCGAACCGATCCTGGCCGACCCCTCCATCAGCGAGATCATGATCAACGGGCACGAAACGATCTTCGTCGAGCGCAACGGCCGCCTGGAGCGATGGCCGGCACCCTTCAGCAGCGAGGAACAGTTGCTGCAGACGATCGACCGCATCGTGTCGACGGTCAACCGCCGCGTGGACGAGTCGAGCCCGATGGCGGACGCCCGGCTGCCCGCTGACACCCGCCTGCCGCGCGGTGCTCGCGTCAACGTCGTCCTGCCACCGCTGGCGCTCAACGGCCCGACCGTCACCATCCGGCTGTTCCCCGTGTCGCTGCCGCTCAGCCGCCTGATCGAGATGGGCACCCTCGATCAACGCACCGCGCTCCTGCTGCAGACCTGCGTCGAAACCCGCCTGAACGTCGTGGTTTCCGGCGGCACCGGCTCCGGCAAAACCACCCTGCTCAACGCGCTGTCGACGTTCATCGACCCCCGCGAGCGCATCATCACCATCGAGGACGCTGCCGAACTGAGCCTGAACCAACCGCACACCATCCGTCTGGAGACCCGGCCCGCGAACGTGGAGGGCCGCGGGGCGGTGTCGGTGCGTGACCTCGTGCGCAACTCCCTGCGCATGCGTCCCGATCGGATCATCGTCGGCGAATGCCGCGGCGGAGAAGCGCTCGACATGCTCCAGGCGATGAACACCGGCCACGAGGGTTCGCTCACAACGGTGCACGCCAACTCCCCCGACGATGCCCTGTCCCGGCTGGAGACCCTGGCGTCGATGAGCGACGTCGAAGTGCCCTTCCACGCGTTGCGCGACCAGGTGAACTCGGCCATCGACGTGATCGTCCAGTTGACGCGCGCCCCGGACGGCGCCCGCCGCGTGACCAACGTTTCCTTCGTGGCCAGCCGCCGCCAGGAACCGTTCGAACTGATCGAACTGATGACCTGGCAGCCCGCCGACGGACACTCCCCCGGCCGGTTCGCCGCCACTGCGCTGCCGGAGCAGCTGCGGCGCCGGTTCATCGCCGGCGGCGCCGACCCCCGGTGGTCGACGCCGTGA
- a CDS encoding type II secretion system F family protein has protein sequence MSILLILLGSLAAIVLFCLGIREFGLHLSDRRRAVISAEAVTSADHAAGLIDDADRRLRQTRLGRWLESELDLAGIDRKPIVILLSGVLVALVATWVVWDFLAPALAVFGLVVGVFGVRWYLRRGQARRREAFVAQLPDLARVLANASYAGLSLPTAIGIAGDELSEPARTELSRVATRLKFGAPLPTALEGLRARVGSREANVLISTLVVASRSGGSLVTALRNIADTLEQRKETRREVRTTLAQSVATSYMVIVLGAGSLLLLNSIEPGTVQKMTTSLLGQVALIVAGLLFGGGYLVIRRMTRIES, from the coding sequence GTGAGCATTCTGCTGATCCTGCTGGGGTCCCTGGCTGCCATCGTGCTGTTCTGCCTCGGCATCCGTGAGTTCGGCCTGCACCTGTCGGATCGCCGGCGGGCAGTGATCAGCGCCGAGGCGGTGACGAGCGCAGACCACGCGGCGGGGCTGATCGACGACGCGGACCGCAGACTGCGGCAGACCCGGCTCGGCCGCTGGCTGGAGAGTGAACTCGACCTCGCCGGCATCGATCGGAAGCCGATCGTCATCCTGTTGTCCGGTGTCCTGGTCGCGCTGGTGGCCACGTGGGTGGTCTGGGACTTCCTGGCTCCGGCCCTTGCCGTCTTCGGTCTCGTCGTCGGTGTCTTCGGCGTCCGCTGGTACCTGCGCCGGGGCCAAGCACGACGCCGTGAGGCCTTCGTCGCCCAACTACCAGATCTCGCGCGGGTGCTCGCGAACGCCAGCTACGCCGGCCTCTCGCTGCCCACGGCAATCGGTATCGCCGGCGACGAACTGTCCGAGCCTGCTCGCACCGAATTGTCCCGTGTCGCAACACGATTGAAATTCGGAGCCCCGCTGCCAACTGCGCTCGAGGGCCTGCGTGCACGGGTGGGCTCCCGCGAAGCGAACGTCCTGATCTCCACTCTGGTCGTCGCCTCGCGAAGCGGCGGCTCCCTGGTGACCGCCTTGCGCAACATCGCCGACACGTTGGAACAGCGCAAGGAGACCCGGCGTGAGGTGCGTACGACGCTGGCGCAGTCGGTCGCCACCTCCTACATGGTCATCGTGCTCGGCGCGGGATCACTGCTCCTGCTGAACTCCATCGAGCCGGGGACCGTCCAGAAGATGACGACCTCCCTGCTCGGCCAGGTCGCGCTCATCGTCGCTGGGTTGCTGTTCGGTGGCGGCTACCTGGTGATTCGCCGGATGACCAGGATCGAATCGTGA
- a CDS encoding type II secretion system F family protein has translation MNWAVGAVPGLVAMIAVLTFARGYRMLRSDPALDLGAEEIALLRGAEQQRSKGQSALASLSYRFVPLLRRLLPDSALRWLQRQVDTAGRPDCLDVDSMLAKTAQWSIILSPAFVIFLLKGNLPFLVLCVLAVTILPLARLSGLARKRRERIDADLPDFLDVLAVTVTAGIGFRAALATVADRFGGPLGEEIQLTLRQIDNGATVRSAFVGLRARANSEAVEDFVTAYLQAEELGAPLVDTLTHIADDMRKAHAQRLRQKAARVEPRVTLVVTMVMVPGILVIFLVGLYFAVGGDQLKGLFGGA, from the coding sequence GTGAACTGGGCCGTCGGGGCCGTGCCGGGGCTGGTGGCCATGATCGCCGTCCTGACCTTTGCCCGCGGCTACCGGATGTTGCGCTCAGATCCCGCACTGGACCTCGGCGCCGAAGAGATCGCCCTGTTGCGCGGCGCCGAACAGCAACGCTCCAAAGGCCAGAGCGCGCTGGCTTCGCTCTCCTACCGCTTCGTGCCGCTGTTGCGGCGGCTCCTTCCGGACAGCGCGCTGCGGTGGCTACAGCGCCAGGTCGACACAGCGGGACGCCCAGACTGCCTCGACGTCGACTCGATGCTGGCCAAGACCGCGCAGTGGTCCATCATCCTGAGCCCGGCATTCGTCATCTTCCTGCTCAAGGGCAACCTGCCCTTCCTCGTCCTGTGCGTGCTGGCCGTGACCATCCTGCCGCTCGCCCGCCTGTCGGGGCTGGCCCGCAAGCGCCGTGAACGCATCGACGCTGATCTGCCCGACTTCCTCGACGTGCTGGCCGTGACGGTGACGGCCGGCATCGGATTCCGCGCTGCCCTCGCCACGGTCGCCGACCGGTTCGGCGGCCCGCTCGGTGAGGAGATCCAGCTCACCCTGCGCCAGATCGACAACGGAGCGACCGTGCGCTCCGCGTTCGTCGGGTTGCGGGCACGCGCCAACTCCGAGGCCGTCGAGGACTTCGTCACGGCCTACCTGCAAGCCGAGGAACTCGGCGCGCCCCTCGTGGACACCTTGACCCACATCGCCGACGACATGCGCAAGGCGCACGCCCAGCGGCTGCGGCAGAAGGCAGCTCGGGTGGAGCCGCGGGTCACGTTGGTGGTGACGATGGTCATGGTGCCGGGCATCCTGGTGATCTTCCTGGTCGGCCTGTATTTCGCCGTCGGCGGCGACCAACTCAAGGGGTTGTTCGGGGGTGCCTAG
- a CDS encoding sensor histidine kinase, protein MPSAAPTINRVALKVTQSAFVIRLIAIVAALMASFGHPLDVSALACCVIAGLTSYLGLTRPDLLVAVTRHPSIALVDVLLIASATALGGPISPFVLAVLTTAVLLGLWVDLVSGLIVIATLTSIYAIGIYGRGLTGNDHAMTIVVVPFVYLMLWYLAFTLKRALDQQDRNERTLRDAIATAAASEERASVARQLHDSVAKTVQGIVMSASALPVYLERDPGRAVDIASDVQDMAGTAVHEIRQIMGNLRSRTSEQPLGEAALDVITTWQLRTGRTAHIEIAPEVDAHDEAIRYELLVILQEALDNVHKHAGSTAEASVKLAIEGQDCLLVVADNGRGADPVQVDRAASAGHVGIKGLHERMARIGGRVLWDSAPGEGTTLTCTVHSRGLLEV, encoded by the coding sequence GTGCCTAGTGCAGCGCCGACGATCAACCGGGTCGCCCTCAAAGTCACCCAGTCAGCGTTCGTCATTCGCCTGATCGCCATCGTCGCCGCACTGATGGCCTCGTTCGGCCACCCGCTGGACGTCTCGGCGCTCGCCTGTTGCGTGATCGCCGGTCTCACCAGCTACCTCGGGTTGACCCGTCCCGACCTGCTGGTCGCGGTCACCCGACACCCGTCGATCGCCTTGGTCGATGTCCTGCTCATTGCTTCGGCAACGGCCCTCGGCGGTCCGATCAGCCCGTTCGTGCTCGCCGTTCTGACCACGGCCGTGCTGCTGGGTCTGTGGGTCGACCTCGTCTCCGGGCTGATCGTCATCGCCACCCTGACCAGCATCTACGCGATCGGGATCTACGGCCGCGGCCTCACCGGTAACGACCACGCCATGACCATCGTGGTCGTCCCGTTCGTCTACCTGATGCTGTGGTACCTCGCGTTCACGCTGAAACGAGCGCTGGACCAACAGGACCGCAACGAACGCACGCTGCGCGATGCCATCGCCACCGCCGCCGCATCCGAGGAGCGCGCAAGCGTGGCGCGGCAATTGCACGACTCCGTCGCCAAGACGGTCCAGGGCATCGTCATGTCCGCCAGCGCCTTGCCGGTCTATCTGGAACGAGACCCCGGGCGCGCTGTCGACATTGCCTCCGATGTGCAGGACATGGCAGGGACTGCCGTCCACGAAATCCGGCAGATCATGGGCAACCTGCGCTCGCGCACCTCTGAGCAACCGTTGGGTGAGGCCGCCCTTGACGTGATCACGACCTGGCAGCTGCGAACCGGGCGGACTGCGCACATCGAGATTGCACCTGAGGTGGACGCCCACGACGAGGCGATCCGCTACGAGCTGTTGGTCATCCTGCAGGAGGCATTGGACAACGTGCACAAACACGCGGGAAGCACTGCCGAAGCCAGCGTCAAACTCGCCATCGAGGGCCAGGACTGCCTGCTGGTCGTCGCGGACAACGGCCGCGGAGCCGACCCGGTCCAAGTGGACCGCGCCGCGAGCGCTGGACACGTGGGTATCAAGGGCCTCCACGAGCGAATGGCCCGCATCGGTGGGCGGGTCCTGTGGGACAGCGCACCGGGTGAGGGCACGACCCTGACCTGCACCGTCCACTCGAGGGGGTTGCTGGAGGTATGA